One window from the genome of Brachionichthys hirsutus isolate HB-005 chromosome 19, CSIRO-AGI_Bhir_v1, whole genome shotgun sequence encodes:
- the pmchl gene encoding pro-melanin-concentrating hormone, like, with translation MRQSLMPIVFTAALLLACHGPSAALPMGNTEDSSLEQDAVTSMMSEELTDSILSDADLSTAGKARGKKVIVVGNLSLWRNLRALNDGLSFLKRRADDHTKAIEKISAEQDLSVPILRRDTMRCMVGRVYRPCWEV, from the coding sequence ATGAGACAGTCCCTCATGCCCATCGTCTTCACCGCGGCACTCTTGTTGGCGTGCCACGGACCATCAGCAGCGTTACCCATGGGAAACACCGAAGACAGCTCATTGGAGCAGGACGCCGTCACCTCGATGATGAGCGAAGAGCTGACAGATAGCATCCTCAGCGATGCCGACCTGTCCACTGCAGGCAAAGCCAGAGGGAAGAAGGTAATTGTCGTCGGCAATCTCAGCCTCTGGAGGAACCTGCGGGCGCTGAACGACGGATTGTCCTTCCTGAAACGGAGGGCTGACGATCACACCAAGGCCATCGAGAAAATAAGTGCTGAGCAGGACCTGAGCGTCCCCATCCTCCGGAGGGACACGATGAGGTGCATGGTGGGACGGGTGTACCGCCCATGTTGGGAGGTCTAG